A stretch of DNA from Cryptomeria japonica chromosome 4, Sugi_1.0, whole genome shotgun sequence:
tACCAATAAGTGACATCCTATGAGTTAAAAAATGTTCTTAAATAGATGCTCCTAAACACAAAACATAGACTTTTATTATATTGattcataattcaaaaaatcatctttaataataaaattaaaataaacaattaCCTAATCCAAAAAATAGAACTATATGTCCAACCTAATCTAAAAAGGTAGAGATCCTATAAATTAAACAAAttctaaataaaataataaataaatgactgtatatgttaaaaatttaataaacaaaattaatgTAAAACAACAATAAACAAATGATTATAAATGTAAGACTTTAATTCATTAATACgccaaaaaaattaaattgactactAAAGTCATGCATGTACAATATCAAAGTGAAGTGAGACAAAACGAAAGATAAAGGCAGAGCATTCACTTCCATCCCTTACACATGTAACGAGATGGGCGAGTCTTAACAAGACTGCCTTACAAAATTACAAACCTGAAAAAATAAAACACCATTCTTGAAAGCTCATTCATTGTTAGCAACATGTGAAagattaataaattcatttcttcatTTAAATCCTGTGTCTGTTCAACCTCTCACAGCTGGCGATTATAGctgttattattaataatttacTATGGAGTTGGTTGATATTCCCCTCGCCAATGGAAGTTGACAAGACTTGTCTTGCCTGCTTATAAAAACTTATTCTGGATGGAGGCGTGGAGAACTAGAAGAGAATAGATCAGACCATATGATGTCATCTTCTTTGATAATGTCTTCCTTCTGTTTGTCCAAACGCTTATACCTATAATATGCTCGTTTGCATACACATTTCATATATGACATAAAGAGGAGTCAGAGAAATTGTGGCTGTCAGAATTGTTCATTCCCTGTCAGAGAGAGAGGGGGCACCCAGTTTATTTTTCTTTCAGAAGCAATGAAGAACTTTCCAAGGCTTTTAGGTTTTAAAAGAGGCCCATTACATATCTGTTCGGTCCTGTTTATGATTCTCAACTTTTTGTTACAAGGGGAATCGTCCAACTTCAGTGAGAACTTTGGTATCTTATGGGGGAAAGATCAATTTAAATTGTCAAATGATGGACAGACAGCCCATCTTACCTTGGATCGAGCTTCAGGTATTTTTACTGGCAAAAACCCAACTCAGAGACTGATCATGGTATTGGAATTCTTTTAGATCATACCCATGATAATGAAAATATTGACAATGATGGCTTTCAATGGTGGTTTCATGTTTCAGGTTCTGGTTTTTCCTCCAGGAATGAATACTTGTTCGGGAGCTTCAACATGAGAATAAAGCTGATAGCTGGAAATTCCGCTGGAATAGTGACTGCCTATTATGTATGTAAGCTATCCTGATTCATGAAACGTTTGAAAAGGTTTACAGAACCATTTACAAATCCCAGATACAAAACCATACAGTTTAATAGTTATTCCAAAGGCATTTATTCCCATAACAAaatttcatgaagcatataagcAATATGCTACTACCTGTTTCTTAGGTTTGGACTGATCCATAAAACGATCAACGGAATACTGTCTGTTTCTTAAGTTTGAATTTTAGCTGATCCATAAGATGATCAACACTCATGTCTCTGATATCACTTTATTTATCCACTAGATTATGACTGCTTATAACCAGAACATGCTTTCCAAATGAACCCAAATTGATTACCCTTCTGAAGGGTATGGCTTACCAATCTTACAATTGCCTCATGAAGTTTAACAATTATTCCAAATGCATGTATACCCATAACAAAATCCCTTGAAGCTTACAACCAAAATGTTATCTGTCTTTTAGATTTGAGTTCTATCTTTTTAGATTCGAGTTCTAGTTGGTTCATGAAAAGTTCAAGTCATATCAGTTTATTTGAATCCTCTTATTTATGTTATCCACTAGGTTATAACTGTTTATAATCGGAACTTACTTTCCAAATCGACCCAAATAGATTACCTTCCTAAAAGTTTAATAGTTATCCCAAATTCATGAATATCCATAACTAAATCCCTTAAAAGATAATAAGTAATATATTATTGATCTTTAGATTGAGTCCTAATTGATTCATGAAAAGTTCAGCTGATATTAGATTATTTAGTTTACCCTTCTGCAGACTATGGCTTACCAATCTTACAATTACCTCATGCACACAAAAATGGTAGGAATACAATCAACTGATTGGTATGCAGGTAGGCTTGGTATAGCAGGAAGGCTATCAAACAATTCAATTGATTTGGTTAGGAATAAAATTGACCATTGAGATATGAAGTAACGGTTGCATGTGTATTTTGCATCAGTTGTCATCAGCCACATCCGCCCATGATGAAATTGACTTCGAATTTCTGGGAAACCTGCCACGAAAGGGTTACCATCTACAAACGAACGTTTTTGCAACTGGGGTTGGAAACAGAGAGCAAAGGATTCGACTCTGGTTTGATCCATCTGCAGATTTTCATAACTACTCAATTGTGTGGAACCAAAACCAAATAGTGTATGAGATCTTACCTTCTACAAATCTATAATCTAATTAGCTCAATAGTTGGTCATTTATTTCTCTGTCAGTCTGCTTTGATGTTTCAAATTTTCACAAAATAAGATAATTTGAAGGGTTATTCAGGGCAAGATAGTATGTACAGCCTAGATAGAGTATTCATGTATATATAAGACGGCTTCTAAGAGCAATGATGATTGAAATAAATTCTCTAAATTTTGCTCTCGTTTACTTGAACAAAGGCTTTCTGATAGGTGGTCAATTAGTGCAAATATTTGTGTCTAATGTTATTACCTGATTTCTAAGCAGGTTTTCTGTGGATTCGGTCCCCATTAGAGTTTTCAAAAACAATGAAGGAGTGGGTGTCCCATATCTGAAGAATCaacccatgaaaatcatctccACCCTTTGGAATGGGGAAGACTGGGCCACAGATGGAGGAAGAGTGAAAGTAGATTGGAGTAAAGCTCCCTTCGTTGCATCTTATCAAGCCTTTGAAGTAGATGGGTGTGTGGCATCTGCTTCATCCGAATCCTGTACAGGGCACTGGTGGGATCAATCCCTTTTTAGTGGCCTGAGTAGAGATCAACTCAAGAAACTTCGATGGGTTAAAAGAAAGTACATGTTTTATGATTACTGCAAGGATAAGTCTGGAAGGTTTTCTACACCACCACCTGAATGTGCAATAAATCCCTAGTTACAAAGGGTGATTGTCTTTTTATATTTTAAACATTCAGTACAAAATTTATATCTTATTGCTTCATCAGTGATCTGTAATaagatgaagaaattcaaaagTATTTTCTGTAAAGTTTCCATAATATTGGAGGTTCCATATTGAAAGAAGATTTAAATGCCAAGAAGGTTAATTAAGTAAAAAGAACTTCTTCAAATTTATGTGTATTTTACATTATCATCAATGTTTTAGATTAGGTTTCATAATAGCGATCTAAATATTCATTAAAATATAAGATTAATTTTTTCTTTATAAATGAGATAATTGAACAAAACTTTGTATTATAGAAGACAACAAATTACAAGTTATGCAATGGTTTATATAAATCTATTCTTTCTCATGAACTATATTCAACTTACCAACTAccaattaattatattaatatttaataaacatTTATATCTTATATATTAATAAAGAAAAAGGTTATTTTTGATGAAAAGGATCATGAAAGCCAACCTCCTCCTCCACCTAAAACGTGAAAATCaaaagttttggagcatcaatatTTTTGATTCACCTACCCACTCTTTAAACTTTGTTTTCTATCCCTCGCTATTGATTAATTTATGTCAACATCTATATGCATCCTCCTAATACTTAACCTCTACATTCCTCTAGATCAACAACACTTGCCAATCAGCTACATCTACTACCTTGTGCCATTGTGAAGATACATTATCTATTCCTCACACTACTTGGAACAATCATGCTAAAATTAATGACAGcattttgttaagaatctatgcTACATTACTTGAGTTATTTTGGCTTTCCACTTGATGATCCATTGCCTCTTTTTGACACTACATGTAATGCTAAATTTATCACTACATGCCTCTAAAAGTTTGTACCACATGCAGTATGAGAAAGATATCATTGTCCAACTATAATGAACATTGTCCTAGTGGTTACATTTTATACCTACAATACTTAGGTTCATCCGCAAGAGATTCCTAATTTTGTAATCCCATACATATCATGAAAACCTATCACCCCTAATTAGTTTATAGGTGGGAGATAATTGATATAAATTCATAAGAAAATTATTCTTCATTTAATCTCAAGAATAGAAAAATGTAATGGAGCATAATGCAACCCACATTAAACATGATACTACactaaaaattatattaaaatacgaAATTAAAAGTAAATTTTGTAGGTACACAAAAATGCATAGGTCAACACATTTTTGTTTGATGGTATGATTAAAATTGATCGTAATCAATTGTGCATTAAAGGTGGCATTTGATcttgaattttatttgtcttttctCATGTGAATTTAATTTTCATTTCCTAGTtatgttgaaattttttattttagtaatCGATGGTTATAAAgctattatgattattattagaGTAATTAGGATATCACCTAATCAATTATCTAATTAGGTCTTTATTACTTTATCCTCTTAATATGAGTTTAGGAgttctttttattttattagattaggctaataatagctcaTGTTGTCTAATTGAATATAATGTCAGAACTTGTCATTAGCTAATTTAATCTTCCTCTAGGTTTAAGATCTAAGGTTGCAATATCCTTTCTATAAAAATTCATCTTTAATTGTAAttgtaattcaattttttttttgcatcaatACAATTCTCATATTATTGAGAAAATCTATCTTGCTTGATCTATATTTGTGATAGGTATTTTTTTTGCATGTGATTGTTAGTCTTGTGGAGTTAAATCAATAACCGCATCATGGTATTCAAGCTCTAAGTCTACAAGTTTCCACTTAAAATTTGAGACATCCAACCTTGAGCCATTGTTTGTGCACTTTGGGCTCAAACGGAtgttgtcatcatgttcaatttttttcaaaacttataaattGGCTACCATTTTTATCAAAATTTGAGTAGTTGAATTTTCACACAATTTTTTAAGGGCGTGAGATTTGGTTGTACAATCATTTACAAGGAAACATAAGAAGAAATAGAAGCGTAAATATTACCAATCTAATCAACCAAATGTGGAGTCCCATTCAAAAGATTCATCAAATTATTATTCTTATTCCAATTGGTATTCATCTATTAATGGCAAGCTAAAGTGTGGATATTGCACCAAGACGAACATAATGAGCATCATTGTTATGAAACCCACATAGaactttgaagcatcttttatAGAAGAATAATGTCCATCTACCTTCATCTAGTCCATCTACCTTCATCTAGTTCATCTTCTTCTAGCACTTCAATACCTTCACATTCTATGTCATCTTCTATGGCACATGGAGAGGACAAGATGAAATTATATTCTCTCTTGGCATCTACACATCTTAAGTCTAGTTGTTGGATTCTTGATTTAGGAGCCTCTCATCATATGCCATCATCTATtgttatgttctcttcttttgagcattATACTTAACCACATATTTTTATGGGTAATAAAATGTATGTCTTATGAGGAGAGAGTATATAGAGGATGGTTATGACACATTCAATGATGTCCTTTATGTTCCTTTATTATTTTTCAACCTCCTTTCCATCTACCATATTAGTCACACTAGGTTGGGAAAGATAGTAGATTACACACCTGATTTATTGCTTATCAGAGACTTGCATAGTAGAGaccttattttaattattattgttgATCATGCATTTTTATTATATGAATTCTCTCATTTTTCTCTTATATGAACATGGAGTTGACTAGCTCCCACTCTCCTCCATCTAGAGTGCATCATATTTCTAAGGAGAGGTTTAGTCACTTTAACCCATGCATTCTTCCATAACCACCTTATTTCTTGAAACTTGTGTTGAGCATTCACCTCGTCCACGTCCTAATTTTTGAAAGATCAATTTAGTTCAACAAGATCATACTTCACTTCCATTTTCAACACCATGGGATGATTTCTTTCTACACATTAGAATGTTATTTGTAGAGTCACACATTGGAAACATTAGGGAATTTATTACATATACTTCCTCTTTGATGGAAGCTTAATctttcttatcatttattgataaattactaAAGAGGTTTTTCATAGATGTTTGATCTTGCTTCCTATCGTTTAGAAACATTTGATTCAGACATGTGCACAATTAAGCAATTCTTCTTGGAGCACATCATGTGACTATTCCTACCATATCCTTTCATGGAGTTGCTTTTACTTTGGCCATTAAAGTTTTTTCTTCCTAAGGAGAGGAACATTGTATGCCACTCTTGGATCATCATTAACATTCATCTTCGAGTATTCACTATTGGCATTGGAGATTATTTCTTAGTGGGGGATCATACATCACATCTTTCATTCTCTCATATAGGTGGATATTAATTGTATTTATAAGACTAAATCAATCGTTGGGGTGACATAGTAAGTCATACATTCTTAGTCACGtactcattttattttattttctatcttttggagaggatttttttcaaTGTGGCTTTCTCCTTTTCTAtggttgtgagagattgcatttatGTGTACATGGGTGCCTCACCAGTCGTTGTAGGTAGGACTCATCCATGCATCCATTCATGTATTTATCTTTAAATTCATTAATAGGGTTTTAGCTTCTCCTAGGATAATCTTAATGGGAGTGTTAAAGTAATTAGGATATCACCTAGTAATTTTCTGGTAAGGTCCTTACTACTTTATTTGCTTGAGATAAACTTAGGAgttgtaaatttattttattagattaggctaataatagcccATTTTATCTCATCAAATATGATGTAGACACTTGTCATTAGCTGATTTAATCTTCCTCTAGGGCTTAGATCTAAGTTTGAATTATCATTTCTATAAAGATTCATCATTCATTTTGATTGATAATATTTTGTGCATCAATACAATTCCCAAGCtgttgagaaaatatatctttCTTGATCTCCATTTGTATAGGTGTTTTCATTTTAGGTGATTGTTGGGCTTGTGAGGTTAAACCATTAACTCCaacaattattttgtaattattattgtagTTTCATATATTCCATAGTAGTTTCTCTATGTCGCGATGGGttcaaaattatttttctattagAAGTGATGTTTTTCCTATTACTAAAATTATGAAATTTGAAGTGTCATGTttctatatattaatatattatttatattttttaatagctCTTGGCTCAACCCTCAACGatcattttctttaattaattcaagggatccATCTATTCTTTATTTAAAAGTTCAAATTTAAGTATGAAAAAGTGATTGGTACACCACTTTTCATCCTTTCTAACCTATTACTcttcattattttaattattaataccAATTCACAACAAGTTCTTTAATTCATCTTCTATGTCAAGaatataaaaatatttcattttttatattctAGTAACTAGAGTCCCTACATTTATGtaatgttaatatataattatcTACTTGCCATTGTCTTTTTTTTATCACTTTTTTATTTGAATCCTTCTTCCCTATCCCTATTTAGCTTTGGGTTCTATTGGGACCTATGTAACACACACTAGTTCCTTAGGAAATAGTGAACCCATCAAGGAATGCACTTCTAAAGAAATACCTTATCACATGAAAGCATATTGAGGGCTTCCTTTTGTAGTCAATTCTTGCGCTTTGGGATGAAATATTGTAACTTGAAGGAAATTTGTCTCACATCTATCTTGTATTGTATCTCAATGTAACTTAGTTTGAGAGGGAGACACAAACATTTCAGATATGAGCTGTTATAAAACCTTTTGAGAAATTATTATTAGTAGTATTTACCTTAGAGCCATTTCGCTGTGCAAGTTCCTTTAAGATGATTGATATAATTTTGTTATAATGTATTTTCTCCTTGATTTTTGTCTCATCTTATTTGCCTTTATGTAAAATGATGTATATTTTTGCAAGTGACTTGTGTTAAACAACTAGGGATAAATTTTAAGTTGTGACAACTTCTATAGATCCTTCTAAATGATATGATTAGTACTTTCAGCCTAGTTATGAAACACTTATGTAAAGTACATTTACAATTATAAGTTGTGTGTGTTTTGTTTTGAGAAGTTGATCATATTATCTATCCAAAAAATTAGTGTAGGTCCTATATCCATTGTGGTGTATAACCTTTTTAGCCTTAGTTTCATCTCGTTTTTCTTTCCATCCTTTTCATAGTATGCAATAATATCACAAGTAGAATAGGTGAAGCTCCAATAGACCCAAACCTCTTTGGAGGTTGTTCTCAACCATCAACGCGCATGCTTTGTGAGATCATCCCATATTTCAAAAGGTTCTTGATTTAAGAGCTCAACAAATGTGCAAACCTTAGTGAAAATAGTGTCATTGTGATAACTATTAGGTTCATTCCCTTTCCCTCTACCCAATAGCACACAATTTTGCCAAATGGATTGTAATATCATTGTCTTTATTAGATTTATCGATGGGCCTAGGATATGTGTTGCATTTGTTTGTTAGTGCAACCTAAAGTGCACCACCATTTTGCACTCATGATAGAATGACAATGTGCCCTGTGTACCATAGGTACTAACCTTTTTGGCCAAATAATGAAGTAACATTGGGTCCCCATTTCTATCAAAGAAATATGCATAATATTTTTGTAGCATCATGACTTTGTGGTGGGTCATATTTTAATACCCTTTGATCATGTAATTCGGCACCATGTGGACTATCTAAACAAGTCAACACTTGAGGGAAACAAATATAAGTAATGGTACCAGAAATGTGTCCTTATTTTGTAATATCACAACTTGATGTTGGGCAACCCTATTGAGTCTGACAAATGTGCAACAAGGTGTTGGATGAATTTTTTTAACAAGAATTACATCATCACACGCTAGATATATAATCCcaatgaaaataatgaaaattgaaaaatatgacatATGATGTGATTTCAGAACATTATAGGCATAGCTAAGACTGACTTCTTGTAGCTTGTAATTGGGTACTTAGGAATTTAGAACATAAAGTGACAAGGGACATGAGGGTTTAGGATTTTTATAAGGAAAACAAAATTCTTTTGATATGCATGAATGAACCCTAGGTTAGAGGAATTATTAGGTGGCATGAAATGCCAACATTATCTTCCTCAAATAagtatttgtcaaattttttaaTCACATTCTTCTATTGTGAATTTTGCTTCATTAAAAGTCGTATTAGAGAATGATCTTGACAAATAAAGGGAAACAAATTCTAAATTTCATACATCTCTCAACTTGGACAATTTTTAACTTATTTAAAATGTGTTCTTTTAGTAAAAAATTGAAGCTACTATATAGTATATCTTAAGGTTATTTGGATTAAAATCAaaagatttattattaaattagGCTTTCATAAAATCACTCATAGTGCTTCAGATGAATTATTTTCCCTAAATTATAGAGGGTTGAAAAAGAACCCATTAATATACCAAAAATCATGATTTGTATAAATTTGGATGTTTTAGTAAGTattttcaattttagcattttcCATAAGTTCACTATATAAGCTATAATATTAGGGATTTATTGGATGAAGTTATGTTTTTGAAAGATAGTTTTTTTGTTCTATTTATATAATCCAATTTTTTCCCacttttataaaaataatttaaccAAGGTTTGgtctttttaataaaaaaaaaggtTTTGCATTGCTAAGCATTAGCATGATATGACCATACACAATATCCAGGGGAAAAAAATTATACGAATAGGGGATATTGACACCATGGACAATATAATGGAAATAAAACAACAATATAAAGGGAAAAATTACATGAAAATGCTATTGTAGTTTTGATGAATCCATAACAAATAGAATATCAAGTGTGTATTGGGTAGAAAAATTTCACAAAGAATGCTAGGATAAAAATTTATCTCCTAAAGGACATAATGATTTTttgtaataattatttttaaagatGTATTACGGAATGTTACAAATGAATGATATGGAAGAAGGAGATACAATTGTTTTAGGTAGGGATTAGATTCAAAGATGAATTCTAACTTGTTTCTAATCAAGGATATGGAGAGAGAAGGAGacaagagggagagagggagagggagagggagagtgagtaGGAAGAGTAGGATGAAGAAAAGGACGAAGAAAGATGATGAGGATATATGAGGATGATGATGGCAATGATTACAAAGATACAAAGATGATGGTGAAGGATAATTAGGAGGAGgaaaaaattgaagaggaagaggaagaggaagagaaagaggaagaggagtaAAATTAGGACCtgaggagaaggaggaggaggaaggataaaaaaaagagggaaaggaaagaaaaaggaggagggggaggaggaggaggagaaggagaaaTAGAACAAATAGAAGACGTAGAGTGAGAACaaggattagaagaattaaaaggagaaagaacaattagaataattagaaggagaagaaggataaatatgaaaataagtataaggagaaagagtAGAAGGCTAATATATAGAATAAGCATAAGGAGGTGAAGAGAGACAAGTAGGATAACAATGACTTGggggagaagaagaagatggaggagGAGAATAAGTAGGAGGAAGAGGGGAAACATAAGATGGAGTAGTAGGAGAAAAATATGAAGAAGacgtaggagaagaagaagaagaagaaagaaaaagaataatACTAAGGAGATGGAGAAGGTGAAGATGGATGAGGAGATGAAGGAGAGGAAGAAGAATAAGTAGGAGAAGTAAAATTATAAGGAAGAGGAGGAGTAGAAGAAGTAGGCTAATAAACCAATTTAtcttaactttattttatttttgggtgATGAAAAATTACCCATGAAACTATGTATAGACAAACACTTAAATTTCTTTCACTATAAACAttatttaagattttttttagagaaaaaatataatttttcgtGTTTgaatttatgtatttatttttcaACCTAGATTAATTGTATTGAGAAAATTTATATCAAGTATCTTCAAGAACTAAAGAACACCTCCAAGTTTTGTCCCAATGGTATGCATATTAGGACTTTGGTTCCTTCTTTTCCTAAATTTCCTTTTTCCTCTCATAATTTTAGTTTTCTACGGAAGTTTTTGCTTCTcatgttttgaaattttcaaagatTAGCAATTATGTATTACTTTTACTTTACACAAGATAAAAATTAAGTAATTTGTTTAACAATGTAGCTGAAAATGACAAGTGTAGTTTCAATAATTAGGTTTCTATGTGGTCATGGGATTAAACAATTGAGGGATTTCATTGATTTATGGAGCAATACCTCTTATACTGTAAGTagagttacattattcttctatgAAGTTTCAAATTCTTCCCATGCTTTTAGACCATGTCAAAATCCACAATTACAACAATAGTTGATCAAGGCATCATGAATAATATAGCGGTCCCCAACTACAAACCTTATTCCATGTTCATGTCCTTTGCAACACCGATACTTCAATGTAGATATCTATTTTACAACATATATAAAATTTTTCTAGAAACAACACTCTTGTTGAATTGATGATAGAAATGAAGAAATGTCACTTCTAAATTATGGGTCGTGTTGGGTACATgaccaaaaatcaacaaaatgacaatgaTGATCATGACCATACCCCCACACATTACATTTTTATATACAACTCAATAGTTCAACTTCTATTTTAGTTTATaactaattaaatataaatttaaatgacGTTTAACtctaatttaaaatatatacacTCAATATCTTTATTCTACGATAACCTCTTGATACCATGAATCATTCTATCTTTTAAGAAAACCAAATTACGAGGAGGAATATCTATTGAAGGTAAAAGTTTAATAGGACTATAAAATCTTATATGCACGGAAGTAATCAAGCATAGTCCAGGAAAACACTGTACAACCGAGCGAAGAATATTACACTCATAAAGACAACATACAGCCTGGCCAAAGATTTATCATTAGGACAAAACATGAACAAAACTCATAAATTAATATTGTGTCAATCTAAAGGTATCTTAACGAACAGTTCTGCCTGCCAAGAAGATCAAAGCATATACCACCAAAATTGGCCAGGAAATATATGTTGGATTTCACTTGTTAATGTATTCCTCTATGTTTCAATTGACTCATGGTTTTCATATCACAGCTGGTCGTTAGATTTCTGAGTCTGATGAAGCAAGTAAAACAATGGCTACTTGACAATTATCTGATCTGtcattcttttattattattaaaattattgtTTTTGTCCCACTGAACACACAAACATTGCATATAAATATATGTTTGTGCTCGAATCTGTCTCTGTGGAAAGAGGCAACAAGTACAATATACCTAAAAGCAATAACAATGAAGAGTTGTCGCAATCTCTTAGTTGTCACAATATCTGTTGAGTCCGAGTCCTGGTTCTGATTATAGACGTTTTGTTCTAAGAGGAATCCTCTACCCTCCCTTACAGCTTGATATCTCAAGGTAAGCGATACGTTGAATTGTCAAATAATAGACAGGCCACACAGCTCACTACTTAACGGACGTCTGGTATTGCACCCAGCAAAATGCCAACTACCCGACCATATTGATTATTGTATTGGACAGGATTTTGATAATGTCTGACAACCTAAATTTTAATATGTAGATGTCCTTATAATAGGGAATTACACCAGTTTCAGAAAGTTGTCTTCTCGTTTGACAACCAAAATTTTTATAATATGTGCTTGCAAACATTTACTTGAGACCTAAGGTGACGTAACAGTCATCTTCATATCAATTCACCCCATATTATTTACTTGATATGCTCTATTTTGAGAACACTCCTGGGTTGGAAAACTCCCTCTTGCAAACAATTGACTATTAGATCAAGCTTTGATAGTTTTAAAATCTCTCTGGGGTGTAAAAGTTAGGGATTACATGATATGCTCTGATAAAAACAACTCCATTATCTTTAGATGGAAGGATTTTTCCAACCTTCCTTTCCCTACAGATCAAAAGGAACTTCTTTTTAATTTTCTATAGGATTTAGAGATGTGCATCTTGCTCCGAAGGAGGATTATTTAATATGGGTTGCCTCACCTTCAGGATCTTACATAGTGAAAAGGGGTTACGAATACCATGTTTTTCAAAGAACTTCAAGAGCCTCTTCAAgagattttattttttgttggaacACATCTATTATACCAAAAGCTAGAGTGTTCACTTGGACTACTCTCAATCAAAGGATTCTAACTATTAATCACCTTTCTCATTTGGGGATAGCTAATAATTTCAATTGTGTACTTTGTAATTCAAAAGTTGAAAATTCGGATCATCTTCTTATTCAATTCCCATTCCCTCAACAATATTGGGCCTAGTTAAAGAATAAGCTCAATTGGTCTTCTCCACTCATGAATACATTAAAATATGTTCTTGACAATTGGCCTCTCTTGCATTAGGAATcattctttccagacatttgcattgTTTCTCCCCCTATTCAGATTTGGAGCttatggtgggaaagaaataagacAATATTTAGGCATCAATTTCAACTCATTGAAAAAGTGATTAGTGGAATTGAATCTTCAAtctctaaaaatgctaaagattcAATTTCAAGGAGTAATAATCTCACCTCAGTTTTCACATCATGGCATTCAAATATTTTATCAGACCAAATGTATGTCTCCCTTCCTTTCAAGGGTAGCCTTTTTCATAA
This window harbors:
- the LOC131074036 gene encoding probable xyloglucan endotransglucosylase/hydrolase protein 5, producing the protein MKNFPRLLGFKRGPLHICSVLFMILNFLLQGESSNFSENFGILWGKDQFKLSNDGQTAHLTLDRASGSGFSSRNEYLFGSFNMRIKLIAGNSAGIVTAYYLSSATSAHDEIDFEFLGNLPRKGYHLQTNVFATGVGNREQRIRLWFDPSADFHNYSIVWNQNQIVFSVDSVPIRVFKNNEGVGVPYLKNQPMKIISTLWNGEDWATDGGRVKVDWSKAPFVASYQAFEVDGCVASASSESCTGHWWDQSLFSGLSRDQLKKLRWVKRKYMFYDYCKDKSGRFSTPPPECAINP